One genomic segment of Podarcis raffonei isolate rPodRaf1 chromosome 7, rPodRaf1.pri, whole genome shotgun sequence includes these proteins:
- the DZANK1 gene encoding double zinc ribbon and ankyrin repeat-containing protein 1 isoform X4: protein MTAGSILVPQIIPLRFSTPGKAKHEIDTNTLIEIKSDTPDVTIYYTIDGSKPQLFRKLNYRDHNTFKYNGPITLPDGKITIKALAVTKDGRESTVVTKVFIVEYVTPNVHVPDEDENENFLEDLISQEMEDESSHLKKTNKEASAESKFHLPDVALELQGLSKEKPFVPSQIIGTHLLKNYLNTSSDGEKSNSATRMPQSQMALCNKCQTMVPRNSPTCIVCEALMTPRLQEQGSICQKGKVVYCVCGAGNPICITQCVVCGIQFPEAQMSNSLQTRQQSVISLPPSIPNLLEKKEQGTQTIGLYYPSIKFLEKKESELLSQKEKSNETNYHKPLLTAISPGRGYWRKQLDHVCAHLRSYTQNNLEFRTLIGEPQMGKDILTNKPLAFGYHELSPSKAGRAGLYESQAGLTFSILAREESQRVPSPSEKVKRMMKTGTCLEKEEKLTTESRQLLKEVGPKGQGRPFVVEQLIDEGADPNCTNSEDQAALTLAVLNRHHGVIPILVQKGANVDHQSRPLNNTALHEAVLLGLEGWECVDALLGCNADIKKKNSRGLSACDLALKSGIDKIVSLFAGKLGKRMLDKTSTTQAESA from the exons ATACCCCTGATGTCACCATATATTATACTATTGATGGAAGTAAACCACAGCTCTTTAGGAAACTTAATTACAGAGATCATAATACTTTTAAGTATAATGGACCAATCACATTACCAGATGGGAAAATAACAATTAAGGCACTAGCAGTTACAAA AGACGGCAGAGAGAGTACCGTTGTAACAAAAGTATTTATAGTAGAATATGTAACTCCCAACGTACATGTACCTGATGAAGATGAAAATGAGAATTTCCTGGAAGATCTCATCAGTCAG GAGATGGAAGATGAATCGTCtcatttgaaaaaaacaaacaaagaagcaAGTGCTGAAAGCAAGTTCCATTTGCCTGATGTAGCACTGGAATTACAAG GCTTGTCAAAAGAAAAACCATTTGTGCCCTCACAAATCATTGGAACACATCTGTTGAAAAATTACTTGAATACCTCAAGTGATGGAGAAAAGTCTAATTCTGCTACACGGATGCCTCAATCTCAG ATGGCATTGTGCAACAAATGCCAGACTATGGTGCCAAGGAACTCACCAACATGTATCGTATGTGAAGCTCTGATGACTCCACGGCTGCAAGAACAAGGCAGCATCTGCCAAAAG GGCAAAGTAGTCTACTGTGTGTGTGGAGCAGGAAATCCAATTTGCATTACGCAGTGTGTGGTCTGTGGGATCCAATTTCCAGAAGCGCAAATG AGCAACAGCTTACAGACCAGGCAGCAATCAGTCATTTCATTGCCACCATCAATACCTAATTTACTAGAGAAAAAAGAGCAAGGAACTCAAACCATTGGCTTGTACTACCCATCCATCAAATTTCTAGAGAAGAAAGAAAGTGAGCTCCTTTCCCAAAAGGAAAAATCGAATGAGACAAATTATCACAAACCTCTGCTCACAGCCATCAGTCCTGGAAGAG GTTACTGGAGGAAGCAACTAGATCATGTTTGTGCACACCTCAGAAGCTACACGCAAAACAATCTGGAGTTCAGGACTTTGATTGGAGAGCCTCAAATGGGGAAG GATATTTTGACCAATAAACCACTGGCATTTGGCTATCATGAACTGAGCCCCAGCAAAGCAGGAAGAGCTGGATTATATGAAAGTCAAGCTGGTCTGA CTTTCTCTATTTTAGCCCGAGAAGAGAGTCAAAGAGTGCCAAGCCCCAGCGAGAAAGTCAAAAGgatgatgaaaacagggacatgtcTAGAAAAAGAAGAGAAGCTCACT ACTGAATCTAGGCAGTTGCTGAAGGAAGTGGGTCCAAAGGGCCAAGGGCGACCTTTCGTAGTAGAACAACTGATTGACGAG GGAGCTGACCCCAACTGCACCAACAGCGAGGACCAAGCTGCTTTAACGCTGGCTGTGCTGAACAGGCATCATGGAGTTATTCCCATTCTCGTGCAGAAAGGTGCCAACGTGGACCATCAGTCAAGACC GCTTAACAATACAGCTCTACATGAAGCAGTCTTGCTTGGATTGGAAGGATGGGAATGCGTGGATGCATTGCTAGG ATGTAATGCAGACATTAAGAAGAAGAATTCCAGAGGGCTATCAGCCTGTGATTTGGCACTGAAGAGTGGCATTGACAAAATAGTTTCATTGTTTGCTGGAAAGCTAGGAAAGAGGATGTTAGACAAAACTTCCACAACACAGGCAGAGTCCGCCTAA
- the DZANK1 gene encoding double zinc ribbon and ankyrin repeat-containing protein 1 isoform X5 produces MTAGSILVPQIIPLRFSTPGKAKHEIDTNTLIEIKSDTPDVTIYYTIDGSKPQLFRKLNYRDHNTFKYNGPITLPDGKITIKALAVTKDGRESTVVTKVFIVEYVTPNVHVPDEDENENFLEDLISQEMEDESSHLKKTNKEASAESKFHLPDVALELQGLSKEKPFVPSQIIGTHLLKNYLNTSSDGEKSNSATRMPQSQMALCNKCQTMVPRNSPTCIVCEALMTPRLQEQGSICQKSNSLQTRQQSVISLPPSIPNLLEKKEQGTQTIGLYYPSIKFLEKKESELLSQKEKSNETNYHKPLLTAISPGRGYWRKQLDHVCAHLRSYTQNNLEFRTLIGEPQMGKLISATVHKDSYQVSLQINYALAINKDILTNKPLAFGYHELSPSKAGRAGLYESQAGLTFSILAREESQRVPSPSEKVKRMMKTGTCLEKEEKLTTESRQLLKEVGPKGQGRPFVVEQLIDEGADPNCTNSEDQAALTLAVLNRHHGVIPILVQKGANVDHQSRPLNNTALHEAVLLGLEGWECVDALLGCNADIKKKNSRGLSACDLALKSGIDKIVSLFAGKLGKRMLDKTSTTQAESA; encoded by the exons ATACCCCTGATGTCACCATATATTATACTATTGATGGAAGTAAACCACAGCTCTTTAGGAAACTTAATTACAGAGATCATAATACTTTTAAGTATAATGGACCAATCACATTACCAGATGGGAAAATAACAATTAAGGCACTAGCAGTTACAAA AGACGGCAGAGAGAGTACCGTTGTAACAAAAGTATTTATAGTAGAATATGTAACTCCCAACGTACATGTACCTGATGAAGATGAAAATGAGAATTTCCTGGAAGATCTCATCAGTCAG GAGATGGAAGATGAATCGTCtcatttgaaaaaaacaaacaaagaagcaAGTGCTGAAAGCAAGTTCCATTTGCCTGATGTAGCACTGGAATTACAAG GCTTGTCAAAAGAAAAACCATTTGTGCCCTCACAAATCATTGGAACACATCTGTTGAAAAATTACTTGAATACCTCAAGTGATGGAGAAAAGTCTAATTCTGCTACACGGATGCCTCAATCTCAG ATGGCATTGTGCAACAAATGCCAGACTATGGTGCCAAGGAACTCACCAACATGTATCGTATGTGAAGCTCTGATGACTCCACGGCTGCAAGAACAAGGCAGCATCTGCCAAAAG AGCAACAGCTTACAGACCAGGCAGCAATCAGTCATTTCATTGCCACCATCAATACCTAATTTACTAGAGAAAAAAGAGCAAGGAACTCAAACCATTGGCTTGTACTACCCATCCATCAAATTTCTAGAGAAGAAAGAAAGTGAGCTCCTTTCCCAAAAGGAAAAATCGAATGAGACAAATTATCACAAACCTCTGCTCACAGCCATCAGTCCTGGAAGAG GTTACTGGAGGAAGCAACTAGATCATGTTTGTGCACACCTCAGAAGCTACACGCAAAACAATCTGGAGTTCAGGACTTTGATTGGAGAGCCTCAAATGGGGAAG CTTATTTCTGCTACAGTCCACAAGGACAGCTATCAAGTCAGTCTCCAGATAAATTATGCACTTGCTATAAATAAG GATATTTTGACCAATAAACCACTGGCATTTGGCTATCATGAACTGAGCCCCAGCAAAGCAGGAAGAGCTGGATTATATGAAAGTCAAGCTGGTCTGA CTTTCTCTATTTTAGCCCGAGAAGAGAGTCAAAGAGTGCCAAGCCCCAGCGAGAAAGTCAAAAGgatgatgaaaacagggacatgtcTAGAAAAAGAAGAGAAGCTCACT ACTGAATCTAGGCAGTTGCTGAAGGAAGTGGGTCCAAAGGGCCAAGGGCGACCTTTCGTAGTAGAACAACTGATTGACGAG GGAGCTGACCCCAACTGCACCAACAGCGAGGACCAAGCTGCTTTAACGCTGGCTGTGCTGAACAGGCATCATGGAGTTATTCCCATTCTCGTGCAGAAAGGTGCCAACGTGGACCATCAGTCAAGACC GCTTAACAATACAGCTCTACATGAAGCAGTCTTGCTTGGATTGGAAGGATGGGAATGCGTGGATGCATTGCTAGG ATGTAATGCAGACATTAAGAAGAAGAATTCCAGAGGGCTATCAGCCTGTGATTTGGCACTGAAGAGTGGCATTGACAAAATAGTTTCATTGTTTGCTGGAAAGCTAGGAAAGAGGATGTTAGACAAAACTTCCACAACACAGGCAGAGTCCGCCTAA
- the DZANK1 gene encoding double zinc ribbon and ankyrin repeat-containing protein 1 isoform X2, giving the protein MTAGSILVPQIIPLRFSTPGKAKHEIDTNTLIEIKSDTPDVTIYYTIDGSKPQLFRKLNYRDHNTFKYNGPITLPDGKITIKALAVTKDGRESTVVTKVFIVEYVTPNVHVPDEDENENFLEDLISQEMEDESSHLKKTNKEASAESKFHLPDVALELQGLSKEKPFVPSQIIGTHLLKNYLNTSSDGEKSNSATRMPQSQMALCNKCQTMVPRNSPTCIVCEALMTPRLQEQGSICQKGKVVYCVCGAGNPICITQCVVCGIQFPEAQMSNSLQTRQQSVISLPPSIPNLLEKKEQGTQTIGLYYPSIKFLEKKESELLSQKEKSNETNYHKPLLTAISPGRGYWRKQLDHVCAHLRSYTQNNLEFRTLIGEPQMGKLISATVHKDSYQVSLQINYALAINKDILTNKPLAFGYHELSPSKAGRAGLYESQAGLTFSILAREESQRVPSPSEKVKRMMKTGTCLEKEEKLTTESRQLLKEVGPKGQGRPFVVEQLIDEGADPNCTNSEDQAALTLAVLNRHHGVIPILVQKGANVDHQSRPLNNTALHEAVLLGLEGWECVDALLGCNADIKKKNSRGLSACDLALKSGIDKIVSLFAGKLGKRMLDKTSTTQAESA; this is encoded by the exons ATACCCCTGATGTCACCATATATTATACTATTGATGGAAGTAAACCACAGCTCTTTAGGAAACTTAATTACAGAGATCATAATACTTTTAAGTATAATGGACCAATCACATTACCAGATGGGAAAATAACAATTAAGGCACTAGCAGTTACAAA AGACGGCAGAGAGAGTACCGTTGTAACAAAAGTATTTATAGTAGAATATGTAACTCCCAACGTACATGTACCTGATGAAGATGAAAATGAGAATTTCCTGGAAGATCTCATCAGTCAG GAGATGGAAGATGAATCGTCtcatttgaaaaaaacaaacaaagaagcaAGTGCTGAAAGCAAGTTCCATTTGCCTGATGTAGCACTGGAATTACAAG GCTTGTCAAAAGAAAAACCATTTGTGCCCTCACAAATCATTGGAACACATCTGTTGAAAAATTACTTGAATACCTCAAGTGATGGAGAAAAGTCTAATTCTGCTACACGGATGCCTCAATCTCAG ATGGCATTGTGCAACAAATGCCAGACTATGGTGCCAAGGAACTCACCAACATGTATCGTATGTGAAGCTCTGATGACTCCACGGCTGCAAGAACAAGGCAGCATCTGCCAAAAG GGCAAAGTAGTCTACTGTGTGTGTGGAGCAGGAAATCCAATTTGCATTACGCAGTGTGTGGTCTGTGGGATCCAATTTCCAGAAGCGCAAATG AGCAACAGCTTACAGACCAGGCAGCAATCAGTCATTTCATTGCCACCATCAATACCTAATTTACTAGAGAAAAAAGAGCAAGGAACTCAAACCATTGGCTTGTACTACCCATCCATCAAATTTCTAGAGAAGAAAGAAAGTGAGCTCCTTTCCCAAAAGGAAAAATCGAATGAGACAAATTATCACAAACCTCTGCTCACAGCCATCAGTCCTGGAAGAG GTTACTGGAGGAAGCAACTAGATCATGTTTGTGCACACCTCAGAAGCTACACGCAAAACAATCTGGAGTTCAGGACTTTGATTGGAGAGCCTCAAATGGGGAAG CTTATTTCTGCTACAGTCCACAAGGACAGCTATCAAGTCAGTCTCCAGATAAATTATGCACTTGCTATAAATAAG GATATTTTGACCAATAAACCACTGGCATTTGGCTATCATGAACTGAGCCCCAGCAAAGCAGGAAGAGCTGGATTATATGAAAGTCAAGCTGGTCTGA CTTTCTCTATTTTAGCCCGAGAAGAGAGTCAAAGAGTGCCAAGCCCCAGCGAGAAAGTCAAAAGgatgatgaaaacagggacatgtcTAGAAAAAGAAGAGAAGCTCACT ACTGAATCTAGGCAGTTGCTGAAGGAAGTGGGTCCAAAGGGCCAAGGGCGACCTTTCGTAGTAGAACAACTGATTGACGAG GGAGCTGACCCCAACTGCACCAACAGCGAGGACCAAGCTGCTTTAACGCTGGCTGTGCTGAACAGGCATCATGGAGTTATTCCCATTCTCGTGCAGAAAGGTGCCAACGTGGACCATCAGTCAAGACC GCTTAACAATACAGCTCTACATGAAGCAGTCTTGCTTGGATTGGAAGGATGGGAATGCGTGGATGCATTGCTAGG ATGTAATGCAGACATTAAGAAGAAGAATTCCAGAGGGCTATCAGCCTGTGATTTGGCACTGAAGAGTGGCATTGACAAAATAGTTTCATTGTTTGCTGGAAAGCTAGGAAAGAGGATGTTAGACAAAACTTCCACAACACAGGCAGAGTCCGCCTAA
- the DZANK1 gene encoding double zinc ribbon and ankyrin repeat-containing protein 1 isoform X1, producing the protein MTAGSILVPQIIPLRFSTPGKAKHEIDTNTLIEIKSDTPDVTIYYTIDGSKPQLFRKLNYRDHNTFKYNGPITLPDGKITIKALAVTKDGRESTVVTKVFIVEYVTPNVHVPDEDENENFLEDLISQEMEDESSHLKKTNKEASAESKFHLPDVALELQGLSKEKPFVPSQIIGTHLLKNYLNTSSDGEKSNSATRMPQSQMALCNKCQTMVPRNSPTCIVCEALMTPRLQEQGSICQKGKVVYCVCGAGNPICITQCVVCGIQFPEAQMSNSLQTRQQSVISLPPSIPNLLEKKEQGTQTIGLYYPSIKFLEKKESELLSQKEKSNETNYHKPLLTAISPGRGYWRKQLDHVCAHLRSYTQNNLEFRTLIGEPQMGKLISATVHKDSYQVSLQINYALAINKDILTNKPLAFGYHELSPSKAGRAGLYESQAGLTREESQRVPSPSEKVKRMMKTGTCLEKEEKLTTESRQLLKEVGPKGQGRPFVVEQLIDEGADPNCTNSEDQAALTLAVLNRHHGVIPILVQKGANVDHQSRPLNNTALHEAVLLGLEGWECVDALLGCNADIKKKNSRGLSACDLALKSGIDKIVSLFAGKLGKRMLDKTSTTQAESA; encoded by the exons ATACCCCTGATGTCACCATATATTATACTATTGATGGAAGTAAACCACAGCTCTTTAGGAAACTTAATTACAGAGATCATAATACTTTTAAGTATAATGGACCAATCACATTACCAGATGGGAAAATAACAATTAAGGCACTAGCAGTTACAAA AGACGGCAGAGAGAGTACCGTTGTAACAAAAGTATTTATAGTAGAATATGTAACTCCCAACGTACATGTACCTGATGAAGATGAAAATGAGAATTTCCTGGAAGATCTCATCAGTCAG GAGATGGAAGATGAATCGTCtcatttgaaaaaaacaaacaaagaagcaAGTGCTGAAAGCAAGTTCCATTTGCCTGATGTAGCACTGGAATTACAAG GCTTGTCAAAAGAAAAACCATTTGTGCCCTCACAAATCATTGGAACACATCTGTTGAAAAATTACTTGAATACCTCAAGTGATGGAGAAAAGTCTAATTCTGCTACACGGATGCCTCAATCTCAG ATGGCATTGTGCAACAAATGCCAGACTATGGTGCCAAGGAACTCACCAACATGTATCGTATGTGAAGCTCTGATGACTCCACGGCTGCAAGAACAAGGCAGCATCTGCCAAAAG GGCAAAGTAGTCTACTGTGTGTGTGGAGCAGGAAATCCAATTTGCATTACGCAGTGTGTGGTCTGTGGGATCCAATTTCCAGAAGCGCAAATG AGCAACAGCTTACAGACCAGGCAGCAATCAGTCATTTCATTGCCACCATCAATACCTAATTTACTAGAGAAAAAAGAGCAAGGAACTCAAACCATTGGCTTGTACTACCCATCCATCAAATTTCTAGAGAAGAAAGAAAGTGAGCTCCTTTCCCAAAAGGAAAAATCGAATGAGACAAATTATCACAAACCTCTGCTCACAGCCATCAGTCCTGGAAGAG GTTACTGGAGGAAGCAACTAGATCATGTTTGTGCACACCTCAGAAGCTACACGCAAAACAATCTGGAGTTCAGGACTTTGATTGGAGAGCCTCAAATGGGGAAG CTTATTTCTGCTACAGTCCACAAGGACAGCTATCAAGTCAGTCTCCAGATAAATTATGCACTTGCTATAAATAAG GATATTTTGACCAATAAACCACTGGCATTTGGCTATCATGAACTGAGCCCCAGCAAAGCAGGAAGAGCTGGATTATATGAAAGTCAAGCTGGTCTGA CCCGAGAAGAGAGTCAAAGAGTGCCAAGCCCCAGCGAGAAAGTCAAAAGgatgatgaaaacagggacatgtcTAGAAAAAGAAGAGAAGCTCACT ACTGAATCTAGGCAGTTGCTGAAGGAAGTGGGTCCAAAGGGCCAAGGGCGACCTTTCGTAGTAGAACAACTGATTGACGAG GGAGCTGACCCCAACTGCACCAACAGCGAGGACCAAGCTGCTTTAACGCTGGCTGTGCTGAACAGGCATCATGGAGTTATTCCCATTCTCGTGCAGAAAGGTGCCAACGTGGACCATCAGTCAAGACC GCTTAACAATACAGCTCTACATGAAGCAGTCTTGCTTGGATTGGAAGGATGGGAATGCGTGGATGCATTGCTAGG ATGTAATGCAGACATTAAGAAGAAGAATTCCAGAGGGCTATCAGCCTGTGATTTGGCACTGAAGAGTGGCATTGACAAAATAGTTTCATTGTTTGCTGGAAAGCTAGGAAAGAGGATGTTAGACAAAACTTCCACAACACAGGCAGAGTCCGCCTAA
- the DZANK1 gene encoding double zinc ribbon and ankyrin repeat-containing protein 1 isoform X6, producing the protein MLKVYWSLDGRESTVVTKVFIVEYVTPNVHVPDEDENENFLEDLISQEMEDESSHLKKTNKEASAESKFHLPDVALELQGLSKEKPFVPSQIIGTHLLKNYLNTSSDGEKSNSATRMPQSQMALCNKCQTMVPRNSPTCIVCEALMTPRLQEQGSICQKGKVVYCVCGAGNPICITQCVVCGIQFPEAQMSNSLQTRQQSVISLPPSIPNLLEKKEQGTQTIGLYYPSIKFLEKKESELLSQKEKSNETNYHKPLLTAISPGRGYWRKQLDHVCAHLRSYTQNNLEFRTLIGEPQMGKLISATVHKDSYQVSLQINYALAINKDILTNKPLAFGYHELSPSKAGRAGLYESQAGLTFSILAREESQRVPSPSEKVKRMMKTGTCLEKEEKLTTESRQLLKEVGPKGQGRPFVVEQLIDEGADPNCTNSEDQAALTLAVLNRHHGVIPILVQKGANVDHQSRPLNNTALHEAVLLGLEGWECVDALLGCNADIKKKNSRGLSACDLALKSGIDKIVSLFAGKLGKRMLDKTSTTQAESA; encoded by the exons ATGCTGAAGGTTTACTGGTCACT AGACGGCAGAGAGAGTACCGTTGTAACAAAAGTATTTATAGTAGAATATGTAACTCCCAACGTACATGTACCTGATGAAGATGAAAATGAGAATTTCCTGGAAGATCTCATCAGTCAG GAGATGGAAGATGAATCGTCtcatttgaaaaaaacaaacaaagaagcaAGTGCTGAAAGCAAGTTCCATTTGCCTGATGTAGCACTGGAATTACAAG GCTTGTCAAAAGAAAAACCATTTGTGCCCTCACAAATCATTGGAACACATCTGTTGAAAAATTACTTGAATACCTCAAGTGATGGAGAAAAGTCTAATTCTGCTACACGGATGCCTCAATCTCAG ATGGCATTGTGCAACAAATGCCAGACTATGGTGCCAAGGAACTCACCAACATGTATCGTATGTGAAGCTCTGATGACTCCACGGCTGCAAGAACAAGGCAGCATCTGCCAAAAG GGCAAAGTAGTCTACTGTGTGTGTGGAGCAGGAAATCCAATTTGCATTACGCAGTGTGTGGTCTGTGGGATCCAATTTCCAGAAGCGCAAATG AGCAACAGCTTACAGACCAGGCAGCAATCAGTCATTTCATTGCCACCATCAATACCTAATTTACTAGAGAAAAAAGAGCAAGGAACTCAAACCATTGGCTTGTACTACCCATCCATCAAATTTCTAGAGAAGAAAGAAAGTGAGCTCCTTTCCCAAAAGGAAAAATCGAATGAGACAAATTATCACAAACCTCTGCTCACAGCCATCAGTCCTGGAAGAG GTTACTGGAGGAAGCAACTAGATCATGTTTGTGCACACCTCAGAAGCTACACGCAAAACAATCTGGAGTTCAGGACTTTGATTGGAGAGCCTCAAATGGGGAAG CTTATTTCTGCTACAGTCCACAAGGACAGCTATCAAGTCAGTCTCCAGATAAATTATGCACTTGCTATAAATAAG GATATTTTGACCAATAAACCACTGGCATTTGGCTATCATGAACTGAGCCCCAGCAAAGCAGGAAGAGCTGGATTATATGAAAGTCAAGCTGGTCTGA CTTTCTCTATTTTAGCCCGAGAAGAGAGTCAAAGAGTGCCAAGCCCCAGCGAGAAAGTCAAAAGgatgatgaaaacagggacatgtcTAGAAAAAGAAGAGAAGCTCACT ACTGAATCTAGGCAGTTGCTGAAGGAAGTGGGTCCAAAGGGCCAAGGGCGACCTTTCGTAGTAGAACAACTGATTGACGAG GGAGCTGACCCCAACTGCACCAACAGCGAGGACCAAGCTGCTTTAACGCTGGCTGTGCTGAACAGGCATCATGGAGTTATTCCCATTCTCGTGCAGAAAGGTGCCAACGTGGACCATCAGTCAAGACC GCTTAACAATACAGCTCTACATGAAGCAGTCTTGCTTGGATTGGAAGGATGGGAATGCGTGGATGCATTGCTAGG ATGTAATGCAGACATTAAGAAGAAGAATTCCAGAGGGCTATCAGCCTGTGATTTGGCACTGAAGAGTGGCATTGACAAAATAGTTTCATTGTTTGCTGGAAAGCTAGGAAAGAGGATGTTAGACAAAACTTCCACAACACAGGCAGAGTCCGCCTAA
- the DZANK1 gene encoding double zinc ribbon and ankyrin repeat-containing protein 1 isoform X3, with protein sequence MTAGSILVPQIIPLRFSTPGKAKHEIDTNTLIEIKSDTPDVTIYYTIDGSKPQLFRKLNYRDHNTFKYNGPITLPDGKITIKALAVTKDGRESTVVTKVFIVEYVTPNVHVPDEDENENFLEDLISQEMEDESSHLKKTNKEASAESKFHLPDVALELQGLSKEKPFVPSQIIGTHLLKNYLNTSSDGEKSNSATRMPQSQMALCNKCQTMVPRNSPTCIVCEALMTPRLQEQGSICQKGKVVYCVCGAGNPICITQCVVCGIQFPEAQMSNSLQTRQQSVISLPPSIPNLLEKKEQGTQTIGLYYPSIKFLEKKESELLSQKEKSNETNYHKPLLTAISPGRGYWRKQLDHVCAHLRSYTQNNLEFRTLIGEPQMGKLISATVHKDSYQVSLQINYALAINKDILTNKPLAFGYHELSPSKAGRAGLYESQAGLTFSILAREESQRVPSPSEKVKRMMKTGTCLEKEEKLTTESRQLLKEVGPKGQGRPFVVEQLIDEATDPNCTNSEDQAALTLAVLNRHHGVIPILVQKGANVDHQSRPLNNTALHEAVLLGLEGWECVDALLGCNADIKKKNSRGLSACDLALKSGIDKIVSLFAGKLGKRMLDKTSTTQAESA encoded by the exons ATACCCCTGATGTCACCATATATTATACTATTGATGGAAGTAAACCACAGCTCTTTAGGAAACTTAATTACAGAGATCATAATACTTTTAAGTATAATGGACCAATCACATTACCAGATGGGAAAATAACAATTAAGGCACTAGCAGTTACAAA AGACGGCAGAGAGAGTACCGTTGTAACAAAAGTATTTATAGTAGAATATGTAACTCCCAACGTACATGTACCTGATGAAGATGAAAATGAGAATTTCCTGGAAGATCTCATCAGTCAG GAGATGGAAGATGAATCGTCtcatttgaaaaaaacaaacaaagaagcaAGTGCTGAAAGCAAGTTCCATTTGCCTGATGTAGCACTGGAATTACAAG GCTTGTCAAAAGAAAAACCATTTGTGCCCTCACAAATCATTGGAACACATCTGTTGAAAAATTACTTGAATACCTCAAGTGATGGAGAAAAGTCTAATTCTGCTACACGGATGCCTCAATCTCAG ATGGCATTGTGCAACAAATGCCAGACTATGGTGCCAAGGAACTCACCAACATGTATCGTATGTGAAGCTCTGATGACTCCACGGCTGCAAGAACAAGGCAGCATCTGCCAAAAG GGCAAAGTAGTCTACTGTGTGTGTGGAGCAGGAAATCCAATTTGCATTACGCAGTGTGTGGTCTGTGGGATCCAATTTCCAGAAGCGCAAATG AGCAACAGCTTACAGACCAGGCAGCAATCAGTCATTTCATTGCCACCATCAATACCTAATTTACTAGAGAAAAAAGAGCAAGGAACTCAAACCATTGGCTTGTACTACCCATCCATCAAATTTCTAGAGAAGAAAGAAAGTGAGCTCCTTTCCCAAAAGGAAAAATCGAATGAGACAAATTATCACAAACCTCTGCTCACAGCCATCAGTCCTGGAAGAG GTTACTGGAGGAAGCAACTAGATCATGTTTGTGCACACCTCAGAAGCTACACGCAAAACAATCTGGAGTTCAGGACTTTGATTGGAGAGCCTCAAATGGGGAAG CTTATTTCTGCTACAGTCCACAAGGACAGCTATCAAGTCAGTCTCCAGATAAATTATGCACTTGCTATAAATAAG GATATTTTGACCAATAAACCACTGGCATTTGGCTATCATGAACTGAGCCCCAGCAAAGCAGGAAGAGCTGGATTATATGAAAGTCAAGCTGGTCTGA CTTTCTCTATTTTAGCCCGAGAAGAGAGTCAAAGAGTGCCAAGCCCCAGCGAGAAAGTCAAAAGgatgatgaaaacagggacatgtcTAGAAAAAGAAGAGAAGCTCACT ACTGAATCTAGGCAGTTGCTGAAGGAAGTGGGTCCAAAGGGCCAAGGGCGACCTTTCGTAGTAGAACAACTGATTGACGAGGCAA CTGACCCCAACTGCACCAACAGCGAGGACCAAGCTGCTTTAACGCTGGCTGTGCTGAACAGGCATCATGGAGTTATTCCCATTCTCGTGCAGAAAGGTGCCAACGTGGACCATCAGTCAAGACC GCTTAACAATACAGCTCTACATGAAGCAGTCTTGCTTGGATTGGAAGGATGGGAATGCGTGGATGCATTGCTAGG ATGTAATGCAGACATTAAGAAGAAGAATTCCAGAGGGCTATCAGCCTGTGATTTGGCACTGAAGAGTGGCATTGACAAAATAGTTTCATTGTTTGCTGGAAAGCTAGGAAAGAGGATGTTAGACAAAACTTCCACAACACAGGCAGAGTCCGCCTAA